The stretch of DNA TCTTTTTGATGTGCCTCAATTGCTTTATTTTTCTTTTTTATTTCTTTATTTTGTTGAGATAATTTTTCTTGCAACTCATTATTGTCTCGCAATCTGTTTACAAGTACTTTTAAAATTCCTTGATTGATTTCTGGTTTTGTTAATAATAAAGATAGAATTTTGTGATTAATTTTAAATAAATTAGTTTTTTTTGTTGCTGTTACTGATGCTGATCTTTTTTCTGAATCTAAAACAGAATACTCTCCAAAAAATTCTGTGTTTGATAATTTTGTAAAAATATATTCACCGTCATGTACTTTAACTTCGCCATCAATTATAAAAAATAGTCCATCAAAGCTATCTCCTTTTGAAAAGATTTTTTCATTTGCATCAACACTAATTCTTTCCATTTTTTCGGCAATCTCTTTGAGTGTATTTGCATCAACTTCCGAAAAGATACTTATTTTTTTAACAAAGGAAATTCTTGTGTTTATATTCATTATTATAAATATTTTAAAGCACAAAGATATGAATTATTTTTAAAATGCAAAAGGGAAGTTGAGTTTAGAAAGAGGAAACCCTATTATACAAAGTTGTGTTCAAATGTATCATTTAAACTTAAAAGAAAATTAAATTGTTGCTCTGATAGCAAAAGAAATGTTTCTTCCGGGGGCACTTATCCCGGATGAATATGGACGATAATGAACATCCAAGATATTTTCCAATCCAAGATTGAATTGAATTTTCTGATTTAATTGATAAGAGCCTTTCAGGTTTAAGGTTAACCATGCGGGAGTTGAACCATCGGATGCGTATAAATAATCTTTGGATTGCTCTGATGGAGACATGTCTTTAAAGTCTTTTGACCCGTTGTAGTTGGAATAAAAATCAATTCTCAGGCTGTTGGTTTTGTAAGAGATTCTTGTGCTTCCAAAAAATGGAGGAACATGCCTAATCGGGATGTTTTCTGTAATATCTTTACCTTTTGTGTAAGTTAAATGGCTTGTAAAAACAAAATGCTTTGATAATTCGGCTGTGATTGTTATGCTTCCTCCTACAATGAATGCTTCGCCAGCATTTTGTACTGCCTGTACTTTACTCATCTCTCCATCATACATGATAGAATCTTTACCATCAATCCGGAAGTCTCTTCTAACCATTGCGTCTATTAAATAAGTATAAAAAACACTTCCTTCAATTTTTGCAATTTTATTTATTTTTTTGATTACTCCAAAATCAACATTATAAACATTTTCGGGTTTGAGATTTTTGTTTGGAACAATTACATTTCCCGGTTCAGAGTCAAAAACTTTCGCTACATCATCAACGTTTGGTGCTCTAAAACCTGAGGATAAATTATAATTCAATTGCCATTCTTCATTTGGTCTGTAAACAAGTCCTAAGCTTCCGTTAAATGCACTGCTCGGGTTGAGTTCTATCTCGGTAAACGGGAAATTGTAAAAAGAATTGTCGTCTATTTTTCCGTATAATGTCATATAGCTATATCTTACTCCAGATAGAAGAGTGAAATGTTTGCTGATATTTGTTTTTAGATTTGAATAAGCAGAATATGCTTGTGTATAGCTTCCTCCGTCAGGATAGCGACTGGCGGTAGCAACTGATTCCCCGCTATATATATTTTTTTTAACAGCATTTGAATTTACTGTGTTATAAACGGCTTCAAGTCCGTAATAAATTGAACTCTTTTTGTTTATTCTTTTATCAAAATCAAAATTTGCTGTGTAAACATTAACATTTTCAGTCCTGATTCTTAAGTCAGTTTGCTGAAATGTTCTATCGCATCTGCTTTCTTCAATATCTTGAATTGCAATAATCATTTTTACATCATCAAAAATTATATTTTTCTTAGAGTATTTTATATTCAACGAATTCATCATCCATTTTTGCGGACCATAATACCATTCTGCATATTTTAAAGAACCGTCTTTATACTGTGTTAACCTATCGTAGCGAGGAATATCTGAAGATGTTGAATAATGAAATGCATAATTTAAATCCAAGTATTTTGATGGTTTAAACCTAAATTTCTGCATCAAATTCAGTTGATGATATCCTGAATAGACTTGTAAATTCTCATCTTCATTTTTAATGATTGTATCTTTTCCATTGATAAAATCAACATATTCAGTTCTTTTTCCAAATTCAGAATATTTGCTTTTTCTTTTAGAGCCTGTTTTTAAATCATCAAAATTACTGTAAGAAATACTTGTTAAAGTTGAAAACTTTTTTGTTCCGTAATTAAAATCAACATGTATTGTATTTTCGTGATTTGCTGTAGAATATCTTAGTAATGCATTTGTTTTTAAAACATTTTTTCCGTTGGATGCAAGTTTAGCTTTTTTAGTACGAAAATTCATTACTCCACCAAGTGCATCACTTCCATAAATTATTGAACCTGTGCCAAAAATAACTTCGGTATTTTCAATTACATTTGGATCAAGGGTTATTACATTTTGTAAATTACCACTTCGGTAAATTGCATTATTCATTCTAACACCGTCAATAACAAGCAAAACGGAATTTGAAGCAAATCCTCTAATCATAGGACTTCCTCCTCCCATTTGGCTTTTTTGTACAAATACTTCGTTTGATGTATTTAGTAAATCTGCTGTTGTTTGAGGATTTTCAAATTGTATTTTCTTCTCAGAAATTGAAACTATTTTATTGGGAACTTCTTTTTTTAACTGTTTCCATTTTGTAGTTGAAATTACTACTTCGTCAAGTTTTATAGCTGTTTCGTCAAGTTTTATTATATTATTCTGTGCTTTAATGTCTTTAAGAGAAATTTGAATAATTTTAAAAAACGGATGCCTTACAATTATTTCATCGTTTTCTTTAAAATCACTGAGTTTTGCAATTCCGTGCTTATTTGTAATAGCTGTTCTGTTTTTTTCTTGTGTAAAAAGACAAACATTTTCAATGGGTTGTAATGTTGTTTTGTCAATTATTTTCACTTCTTGTCCTTTTGCAAAAAATGCAATAATAATAAGTATAAGTAGTGATAGCCATTGTTTGTTAGTCATTTTCCCTTTTCTATTCTTGCTCATTAAATATATTTGTAAAAATATCAAAGGATTTTAAGTCTTGGAAATTTGAAATATGAATTTGATAATAAACAATCATTTTTTGTAAAAGTTCCATTCTTACAGCCCTTGGTATTTTGTTTTTACCAACAGAGCCAATGGGTGTATCAATCACTATGCCAAACCACTTGCTTTCAGGCATTTTGATTGTTTCATTTTCTTTACTTTTTGTCGGGGAAAACATGCCTTCTGACAGATTGAAAAATACATTTTTTGTACTAAAATTATTAGTGGGAGAAAACCCAAGATATTTTGTTAATTGAACTATAAAAATTAATAAAAAATCAGGGATATTCTCTGCTTTTTCATCAAGCAATTTTATACTTTTTAATAAAAAGTTGAAAAGATATTCGTTGGGTTCTTCTTCTTTTATTGTTTTATAAATCAGCTCGGAAATAATAACAGCAACCGATAGTCTTTTAATATCAAAATGGATATTGTTGTTTAATAATTCACTTTTTACTTCTTTTATTTTATGTAGATTTTTATTTTCATTAAAATAAATATTCATATCCAAGATTTGTAAAGCTTGCAAAAAGGAAGGTTTTATGCTTGCTCGTTTTGAATGTACTCCGGGGATATGAAAAGAAAGCATTCCGTGAGAATCAGTATATATTTTGGCAATCACACTAGTTTCCGAAAATCTTGTTGTTTTTATTACTATTCCTTTTGACTTAACAAGCATTATCTCACTATCAATAGTTTTGTAATATGTGTTTCGCTTCCATTTTCATTTGTTGAATAAATAAGATAAACTCCCGAATGTACTTTTCTGCCGGAGAAATCTTTGCCATTCCATATTGCTTGCCCACCTTCTGCCGTTGTTTCAAATACAAGGTTTCCTGCAATATCTGTGATTTTTACGTTTGCATCTCTTACTAATCCTTTTATTGCTATTAAACCGTTATAATCAGGTTTTACAGGATTTGGGTAAGCATAAACATCTTCATGTGTTTCTCCTCCTTTTGTAGCATAATTTCGCAAAGAAACAATCCCTCCATCTGTTGCAAAAAATACTTCACCTGTATTTTGATTTATTGCAATATCTCGAATATAATTTACTGGCAATGGGCTGTTGTCTGTATTAAAATTGTAAATAATTTCAGTACCGTCTTCACTAACATACCAAACTCCGTTTCTTGTTCCTATCCATTTATTGTTGGCACCATCAACGGCAATTGCCGTAACGCTTTCCGAAGCAAGAAGGTAGCCTGATTCATCACCATTGTCAATCCATATTTGCTGAGCATCAAAATTGTAATTTGTAAAAACGGATGAAGGGTCGTAAAAAACAGCTATTCCTGCATTTGTTCCAACCCAAATTTTACCGTCAATATCTTTAGCAATATCATAAACTGTTGCTGCGGGCAAATTTCCATTACCTTCCGAATTGTCTAACTTTTTATATTTTATTTCTTGACGATTTTCATCAAAAACAATCAATCCTTTTGTGGTAGGAAAAGTAATCCATTTTTGTCCAAAATCATCAATAATAATTTTTCCTACTTTTCGGTTTTGTGAAGTGCCGAGGCTAAATGATTTCCAACGTCCATCGGTATATCGTACGGAAACAGGGTTGATAGCTCCATAATTGCTTACCCATAAATTATTTTCATTATCGTAACATAAGCCTCGGATATTTATAAATGAAGTATCACCAATTTGACTTCCGCCAAGACTACTGTTTGATTTATCATAAATTTTTTGAATATCTCCGTTGTAATATTCTGCCAGTCCCCATCCGTAACTTCCAAGAAATGCATGTTTTGAAATAGGGTCAATAGCAATTTTAAGAATGTCAACTACTTTATTAAAATTATCTGTTGTTTTAAAATTTTTGTTTGTCCATGAATTGTTTTTAAAAATATAGATTCCATTTGCACTGTAAAGTGGATTTCCTGTGTAGGAAAGTCCTCCTGATGCTACCCAAACGGTATTGTCATAAATTTCAATATCCCATGAAAGTTTTGAATAGGGGCAGTTTGGCGTATAAAACCTTAGCTTTTCGCCATCATCTTTTACAAGTGTATAATGCTTTTTTGTGTACCAATAATTTCCTTCCGAATCTATCATTGCGGAAAATACGCTAGGTTCATAATTCGCAGTTAAAATATTATTGTTATCAAAGGTGTAAACATAATTTTCGTAAGTAATTAGTAATCGATTATTTGATACTTCCATTGCTCTGCATACTTGCTGTATTGTGTCAATCAAAAAACTTGATTTTCCGTATTCCTTAATTTTGTTTCCAATATTTAAATAAAGTTTGTTGTTGAAAGTTTCAATTTTTTGACAATTTCCTGTAAAAACACTTTTCCAATATTTGGGGTCCATTAAGTTATCACTATTTAGTGAGGCACTTTGCATTCCTTCCGGTGTTGCTGCATAAATTGAATCACCTAAAATTGTAACATCATTAATTACTCCTGTTTCACCAATGTTTTCATAACTTTCTTTTACTTCATGCTTTTCTAAATCGTAAACTACTATTCCAAAACTGCTACTTATGTATGCATATTTGTTGTAAAAATAAATTGCATTTACGGTTTTTTTACCTGCCACATATTTTCTGTCCAAATCAGCAACATTAATTACTGTATTACCTTTTACAATGTCAATATTTGTGCTGTAGTAGGCAATCATTAGCACATCATTAACTTTATCATATTCCATAGCACTGATGTTTGTTTCGGCAAAGCCATCTTTTTTTGATAAAGTTACTAATGAATTATCCTCTTTGTTGAAATAAAATAAGCCGTTTTCAGTGGCACAGTAAATCCTGTTTCCTACTTCTTCACTTTTTATTCCCTCTGTATAATTTAAATGCGAACGCCATTCGCCAATTTTAATATCTTGAGAAAATACTTGTAAAATGAGAATTATTAAAATGGATATAAAAAATGTTTTTTTCATTATTATCAGTTTATTAAACTAAAAGCAAAATTACATTAAAAATAAATTTCTATTCAATGAGATAGAACGAAAGTATTAGAAAAATAATGTAAATTTCTTTGCTTCGGTGCTTCGGCTTCGCTCAGCACTCGATATTTTATTCTTTTAGAAAAAAAGCAAGCCAAAACTTGAACAAAATCTTAACAACTACTTATTGAAATTAGTTGTATTTTTGTTCTTTTAAATTGATACTTTTCGGTTAATATATACAATAGGACGAAAGTATTAAAAAAATAATGTAAATTTCTTTGCTTCGGCTTCGCTCAGCACTCGATATTTGATTCTTTTAAAAAAAAGAAGTTTTAATAGCGGGGAATGAGCGAAGCCGAATTCCCGGTTTTTTTTCATTCTAATGAAAAAATTATGAATAATTTTGATTCAAAATTTAAGACTGCTTAAATCATGAATTTTAAGATTGAAAAAAATATTCAGCCTTTTTATTATCAGCCAAAAGTTTATAATTGGATATTTGTTGGGTTGTTGATAGTTGTTTCTTTTGTTTATCAATATCACAATATTTTTTTATTACGACCACAATCTCTTCACCAGTGGAGGCAATGCGATTGTCTTTCAATAACCATGAATTTTTTTAAAGAAGGGATGCATTTTTTTAATCCTTCGGTTCATTGTCAGGGTGCAGAAGGAGGAATGTCGGGGCATACTATTAGTGAATTTCCGATAATTTATTTTTTTGTTGCTTTTCTTTGGCAATTATTCGGGCATCATGAATGGATATTCAGACTTGTTGAAATGCTTATTGTCTTTACAGGTTTTTTTGCCCTTTTTAAAATGACTGAAGATATTTTGAAAGATTCTCTGTGGGCAATAGGAGTTGTGTTTTTGCTTTTTAGCTCGCCTATGCTAGTTTTTTATACTAATAATTTTATTGCTAATACGCCTGCATTAGGCTTTGCACTTATTGCTTTATATTTCTTTTGGCAATTTTATAAATTAAAAAAGAAAAAATATTTCTACTTTAGTTTATTGTTTTACTTAGTTGCAGGACTGATAAAAATAACATCACTTATAAGTTTTATTGCTATCCTCTTTGTGTTTGCACTTGAGTTATTTGGGATTTATAAATTTAAAAATGGAAATAGAATATTTGAAAAACCTATTCAATATATTTTACCTTTTTTACTCTTGGTAATTGCAATATTTTCTTGGTTTTATTACGCCCATTCATATAATGCAAGTCATGGTGCGGGTTTTTTCTTAATTGGAGTTTTGCCAATTTGGAATCTTGATAATGAGATAATTATAAATATTTGGAAAAGTGTAAAAAGCTTTTGGGCAGATCAATATTTTAATAATTCCGTACTAATTGTTTCTGCGGTATTTTTACTTGCTTTAATAGTGTTTTTTAAAAAAATTAATAAATTTTTCGCTACTGTTACAATTGTGATTTTTATTGGAGTAATATCTTATTTGATGTTGTTTTACAAGGTGTTAGCATATCACGATTATTATTTAATTAATTTATTAATAATAATTCCATTTATTTTTATTTCTGTCATTTTATATTTAAAAGAAAAGCATAGGCAAATTTTCAATTCCATTTTTCTGAGGATTGCATTTTTTATACTTATTGGCTATAGCATTTCGTATTCGGCAAAAAATATTAAAGA from Bacteroidota bacterium encodes:
- a CDS encoding glycosyltransferase family 39 protein; this translates as MNFKIEKNIQPFYYQPKVYNWIFVGLLIVVSFVYQYHNIFLLRPQSLHQWRQCDCLSITMNFFKEGMHFFNPSVHCQGAEGGMSGHTISEFPIIYFFVAFLWQLFGHHEWIFRLVEMLIVFTGFFALFKMTEDILKDSLWAIGVVFLLFSSPMLVFYTNNFIANTPALGFALIALYFFWQFYKLKKKKYFYFSLLFYLVAGLIKITSLISFIAILFVFALELFGIYKFKNGNRIFEKPIQYILPFLLLVIAIFSWFYYAHSYNASHGAGFFLIGVLPIWNLDNEIIINIWKSVKSFWADQYFNNSVLIVSAVFLLALIVFFKKINKFFATVTIVIFIGVISYLMLFYKVLAYHDYYLINLLIIIPFIFISVILYLKEKHRQIFNSIFLRIAFFILIGYSISYSAKNIKERYWGWMNNYHEKLYKDLEDITPYLRSLGIERTDKVISLPDGSFNISLYLMDQKGWTDFCGISKSAEQIENKIELGAEYLIITNKKVYEEKYVQPYIKNKIASYKSVDIYELSSSQE
- a CDS encoding two-component regulator propeller domain-containing protein: MKKTFFISILIILILQVFSQDIKIGEWRSHLNYTEGIKSEEVGNRIYCATENGLFYFNKEDNSLVTLSKKDGFAETNISAMEYDKVNDVLMIAYYSTNIDIVKGNTVINVADLDRKYVAGKKTVNAIYFYNKYAYISSSFGIVVYDLEKHEVKESYENIGETGVINDVTILGDSIYAATPEGMQSASLNSDNLMDPKYWKSVFTGNCQKIETFNNKLYLNIGNKIKEYGKSSFLIDTIQQVCRAMEVSNNRLLITYENYVYTFDNNNILTANYEPSVFSAMIDSEGNYWYTKKHYTLVKDDGEKLRFYTPNCPYSKLSWDIEIYDNTVWVASGGLSYTGNPLYSANGIYIFKNNSWTNKNFKTTDNFNKVVDILKIAIDPISKHAFLGSYGWGLAEYYNGDIQKIYDKSNSSLGGSQIGDTSFINIRGLCYDNENNLWVSNYGAINPVSVRYTDGRWKSFSLGTSQNRKVGKIIIDDFGQKWITFPTTKGLIVFDENRQEIKYKKLDNSEGNGNLPAATVYDIAKDIDGKIWVGTNAGIAVFYDPSSVFTNYNFDAQQIWIDNGDESGYLLASESVTAIAVDGANNKWIGTRNGVWYVSEDGTEIIYNFNTDNSPLPVNYIRDIAINQNTGEVFFATDGGIVSLRNYATKGGETHEDVYAYPNPVKPDYNGLIAIKGLVRDANVKITDIAGNLVFETTAEGGQAIWNGKDFSGRKVHSGVYLIYSTNENGSETHITKLLIVR
- the recO gene encoding DNA repair protein RecO, with translation MLVKSKGIVIKTTRFSETSVIAKIYTDSHGMLSFHIPGVHSKRASIKPSFLQALQILDMNIYFNENKNLHKIKEVKSELLNNNIHFDIKRLSVAVIISELIYKTIKEEEPNEYLFNFLLKSIKLLDEKAENIPDFLLIFIVQLTKYLGFSPTNNFSTKNVFFNLSEGMFSPTKSKENETIKMPESKWFGIVIDTPIGSVGKNKIPRAVRMELLQKMIVYYQIHISNFQDLKSFDIFTNIFNEQE
- a CDS encoding TonB-dependent receptor, coding for MSKNRKGKMTNKQWLSLLILIIIAFFAKGQEVKIIDKTTLQPIENVCLFTQEKNRTAITNKHGIAKLSDFKENDEIIVRHPFFKIIQISLKDIKAQNNIIKLDETAIKLDEVVISTTKWKQLKKEVPNKIVSISEKKIQFENPQTTADLLNTSNEVFVQKSQMGGGSPMIRGFASNSVLLVIDGVRMNNAIYRSGNLQNVITLDPNVIENTEVIFGTGSIIYGSDALGGVMNFRTKKAKLASNGKNVLKTNALLRYSTANHENTIHVDFNYGTKKFSTLTSISYSNFDDLKTGSKRKSKYSEFGKRTEYVDFINGKDTIIKNEDENLQVYSGYHQLNLMQKFRFKPSKYLDLNYAFHYSTSSDIPRYDRLTQYKDGSLKYAEWYYGPQKWMMNSLNIKYSKKNIIFDDVKMIIAIQDIEESRCDRTFQQTDLRIRTENVNVYTANFDFDKRINKKSSIYYGLEAVYNTVNSNAVKKNIYSGESVATASRYPDGGSYTQAYSAYSNLKTNISKHFTLLSGVRYSYMTLYGKIDDNSFYNFPFTEIELNPSSAFNGSLGLVYRPNEEWQLNYNLSSGFRAPNVDDVAKVFDSEPGNVIVPNKNLKPENVYNVDFGVIKKINKIAKIEGSVFYTYLIDAMVRRDFRIDGKDSIMYDGEMSKVQAVQNAGEAFIVGGSITITAELSKHFVFTSHLTYTKGKDITENIPIRHVPPFFGSTRISYKTNSLRIDFYSNYNGSKDFKDMSPSEQSKDYLYASDGSTPAWLTLNLKGSYQLNQKIQFNLGLENILDVHYRPYSSGISAPGRNISFAIRATI